A DNA window from Bradyrhizobium barranii subsp. barranii contains the following coding sequences:
- a CDS encoding alpha/beta fold hydrolase has product MTLISIPSNPVPEDVVSGTIKTPDGAELRFARWAPPANRKGTVCVFTGRSEQIEKYFETVRDLRDRGFAVAMIDWRGQGHSSRRLRDPRKGYVRDFSDFEIDVETFVQQVVLPDCPPPFFALAHSMGGTVMLRVAHAGKRWFDRMVLSAPMIDLPGRATSFPARALLKTMRLMGMGGRYVPGGSDHITGLNPFINNPLTSDPVRYARNAAILEEDPTLGLASPTVAWADTAFHAMNTFKGKNYPSQIRQPILMLAASSDTVVSTAAIEEFAYHLRAGSHLVIAGAKHEILQEQDRYRSQFWAAFDAFVPGTPLFK; this is encoded by the coding sequence ATGACGCTGATCTCGATTCCGTCCAATCCCGTTCCCGAAGACGTCGTCAGCGGCACCATCAAGACACCCGATGGCGCCGAGCTGCGCTTTGCGCGCTGGGCGCCGCCGGCGAACCGCAAGGGCACGGTCTGCGTCTTCACCGGACGCAGCGAGCAGATCGAGAAATATTTCGAGACCGTGCGCGACCTGCGCGACCGCGGCTTCGCGGTAGCGATGATCGACTGGCGCGGGCAGGGCCACTCCTCGCGCCGCCTGCGCGATCCGCGCAAGGGCTATGTGCGCGACTTCTCCGATTTCGAGATCGACGTCGAGACCTTCGTGCAGCAAGTGGTGCTGCCGGATTGCCCGCCGCCCTTCTTCGCGCTCGCCCATTCCATGGGCGGCACGGTGATGCTGCGGGTGGCGCACGCGGGCAAGCGCTGGTTCGACCGCATGGTGCTGTCGGCGCCGATGATCGACCTGCCCGGCCGCGCCACCTCGTTTCCGGCGCGGGCGCTGCTGAAGACGATGCGCCTGATGGGGATGGGCGGTCGCTATGTCCCCGGCGGCAGCGACCACATCACCGGGCTCAATCCCTTCATCAACAATCCGCTGACCAGCGATCCCGTGCGCTATGCGCGCAATGCCGCGATCCTGGAGGAGGATCCGACGCTCGGGCTCGCATCACCGACGGTCGCCTGGGCCGATACCGCCTTCCACGCCATGAACACCTTCAAGGGCAAGAACTACCCTTCCCAGATCCGCCAGCCGATCCTGATGCTGGCGGCCTCCAGCGACACCGTGGTCTCGACCGCGGCGATCGAGGAGTTCGCCTATCACCTGCGCGCCGGCTCCCATCTCGTGATCGCCGGTGCCAAGCATGAGATCCTCCAGGAGCAGGACCGCTACCGCTCCCAGTTCTGGGCCGCCTTCGACGCCTTCGTGCCGGGCACGCCGCTGTTCAAGTGA
- a CDS encoding di-heme-cytochrome C peroxidase: MNDPASKPPFDPSIQVSPDNPCPFLRGLVGEGFVDGGTVPIGKLSQTIANASGDKGLMKTVARVETRGIALIANGFGHILKSIFSGAQLDALRGGPLDKRGAGSRILGVDGKVNEDQIARLASFGRDYTDPNGGGTEPGINASEIQTYMRDNLKRAGSAARWYYRILMQFEWPILLKIMGKGEGENRYLGIADVRTLFNERKFPERITQRVVSQPVKPPSLILRVAGGLVAALLVFGVVALRFPDQFHPMLPGILGDLVAPPLPKLVEPRAAYWLEQNWALEDRHWFHHASQGTATFPVPHSWFMALEQPRLHFFAKPGMLHDSDHLQRFGFIPSPQTINTDDATLRRFGYDNVYDKTKPVPTRLWDPPVNWGAQAENVDGLPVGFARMTGVPDPATGQVGDDRIGLTCAACHTGQIHYKGIDIRFDGGPAMTDLRKLEVTTGLSIAYTLLVPGRFTRFADRVLGPSASDADRDALKQKLRTISTFLIDWEKTYAKTIDGKTRFNEKTKREEKQQDTEEGYGRLDALNRIGNQVFAQDMTLSGLSGFEKNLHAKDAPVSFPPIWTVPWLKFAQYDASIEQPLIRNAGEALGVTALLNLSDNTPKDTLFRSSMDIKNLNWIEDLLKGSAPYPKKQLSGLTSPKWPSDIFGDNAWKIDGERVKNGRKLYAQICVECHLGPVNDPVFDTEFPDQSIWSSSRWETIGKDKFLNEVQKSVKGMGTDPAQASVLATRTVQVPGFLKLDPTQNLNAWWSCNLPDVSSTDMPYSLGLMVLVDIVSRKAMDDAKIDPKVQQAWWGERKNCPNPGPQPAEAKEPPPWYRARPLNGVWATAPYLHNGSVPSLYWMLSPAAERPKSFCMGGGRDYDPKQVGFAVVDGESCKTGQSRFSTRAADGTETFGNSNAGHSFDGTPGPGKDGTIGRVLKEQERYDLIEYLKTL; the protein is encoded by the coding sequence ATGAACGACCCCGCCTCGAAGCCTCCCTTCGATCCCTCGATCCAGGTCTCGCCAGACAATCCCTGCCCCTTCCTGCGCGGCCTCGTCGGCGAAGGTTTCGTCGACGGCGGGACCGTCCCGATCGGCAAGCTATCGCAGACGATCGCGAATGCGAGCGGCGACAAGGGGCTGATGAAGACGGTGGCCCGCGTCGAGACCCGCGGCATCGCGCTGATCGCCAACGGCTTCGGTCACATCCTGAAGAGCATCTTTTCGGGCGCACAGCTCGATGCGCTGCGCGGCGGCCCCCTGGACAAGCGCGGCGCCGGTTCGCGCATCCTCGGCGTCGACGGCAAGGTCAACGAGGATCAGATCGCCCGCCTGGCCAGCTTCGGCAGGGACTATACCGATCCCAACGGCGGCGGCACCGAGCCCGGCATCAACGCGTCGGAAATACAAACCTACATGCGCGACAACCTCAAGCGCGCCGGGAGCGCTGCGCGCTGGTACTATCGGATATTGATGCAGTTCGAATGGCCCATCCTGCTGAAGATCATGGGCAAGGGCGAAGGCGAGAACCGCTACCTCGGCATCGCCGACGTGCGTACGCTGTTCAACGAGCGCAAATTCCCTGAGAGGATCACGCAGCGGGTCGTCAGCCAGCCGGTCAAACCGCCCTCACTCATATTGCGCGTTGCCGGCGGGTTAGTCGCCGCGCTCCTCGTCTTTGGCGTCGTCGCGCTGCGCTTTCCCGATCAATTCCACCCGATGCTGCCCGGCATCCTCGGTGACCTCGTGGCGCCGCCATTGCCGAAGCTTGTCGAACCGCGGGCCGCGTACTGGCTCGAGCAAAACTGGGCTCTGGAGGACCGGCACTGGTTTCATCACGCCAGCCAGGGCACCGCGACCTTCCCGGTGCCCCACAGCTGGTTCATGGCGCTCGAGCAGCCGCGGCTTCATTTCTTCGCAAAGCCCGGGATGCTGCATGACAGCGACCATCTGCAGCGCTTCGGCTTCATCCCGAGCCCGCAGACGATCAACACCGACGACGCCACGCTGCGCCGGTTCGGCTATGACAACGTCTACGACAAGACCAAGCCGGTGCCGACGCGGCTTTGGGATCCGCCGGTTAACTGGGGCGCCCAGGCTGAAAACGTCGACGGCCTGCCCGTCGGCTTTGCGCGCATGACCGGCGTACCCGATCCTGCGACCGGCCAGGTCGGCGACGACCGGATCGGCCTGACCTGCGCCGCCTGCCACACCGGCCAGATTCACTACAAAGGCATCGACATCCGTTTCGACGGCGGCCCGGCGATGACCGACCTGAGGAAGCTCGAGGTCACGACGGGTCTGTCGATCGCCTACACGCTGCTCGTGCCGGGTCGCTTTACCCGCTTCGCCGACCGTGTGCTCGGCCCCTCCGCCAGCGATGCGGATCGCGATGCGCTGAAGCAGAAGCTGCGCACGATCAGCACGTTCCTGATCGACTGGGAGAAGACCTACGCGAAAACCATCGACGGCAAGACGAGGTTCAATGAGAAGACGAAGCGGGAAGAGAAGCAGCAGGACACCGAGGAAGGATACGGCCGTCTCGACGCGCTCAACCGCATCGGCAATCAGGTCTTCGCCCAGGACATGACGCTCAGCGGCCTCAGCGGCTTCGAAAAGAATCTGCATGCCAAGGACGCGCCGGTCAGCTTCCCGCCGATCTGGACCGTGCCCTGGCTCAAATTCGCGCAATATGACGCGTCCATCGAACAACCGCTGATCCGCAACGCCGGCGAAGCGCTGGGCGTGACGGCGCTGCTCAATCTGTCCGACAATACCCCCAAGGACACGCTGTTCCGCTCGTCGATGGATATCAAGAACCTGAACTGGATCGAGGATCTGCTGAAGGGGTCGGCGCCCTATCCGAAAAAGCAGCTCTCCGGACTGACATCGCCGAAATGGCCGTCGGATATCTTCGGCGATAACGCCTGGAAGATCGATGGCGAGCGCGTCAAGAACGGCCGCAAGCTCTACGCGCAGATCTGCGTCGAATGCCATCTCGGGCCGGTCAACGATCCCGTGTTCGACACCGAGTTTCCGGACCAGAGCATCTGGTCCTCGTCGCGCTGGGAGACCATCGGCAAAGACAAATTCCTGAACGAGGTCCAGAAAAGCGTCAAAGGCATGGGCACCGATCCCGCTCAGGCCAGCGTGCTGGCGACGCGGACGGTTCAGGTCCCGGGCTTTCTCAAGCTCGATCCCACGCAGAATCTCAATGCCTGGTGGAGCTGCAACCTGCCGGATGTCTCTTCGACCGACATGCCGTACTCGCTCGGGCTGATGGTGCTCGTCGACATCGTCAGCCGCAAGGCGATGGACGATGCGAAGATCGACCCGAAGGTCCAGCAGGCCTGGTGGGGTGAGCGCAAGAACTGCCCGAATCCCGGTCCGCAGCCGGCCGAGGCGAAGGAGCCGCCGCCCTGGTATCGCGCGCGCCCGCTCAACGGCGTCTGGGCCACCGCGCCTTACCTGCACAACGGATCGGTGCCCTCGCTCTACTGGATGCTGAGCCCCGCGGCCGAGCGCCCCAAATCGTTCTGCATGGGTGGTGGTCGCGACTACGATCCGAAGCAGGTCGGCTTCGCGGTCGTCGACGGCGAGAGCTGCAAGACCGGGCAGTCGCGCTTCTCGACGCGAGCGGCTGATGGCACCGAGACCTTCGGCAACAGCAATGCCGGCCACTCGTTCGATGGCACGCCGGGCCCCGGCAAGGACGGCACCATTGGCCGCGTGCTCAAGGAGCAAGAGCGCTACGACCTGATCGAGTATCTGAAGACGCTGTGA